CCAGGCGGAAGGAGTTCTCCGCCGGGTGGAACACGTTGGTGCCGACAATGTCGGTCGGCATCAGGTCCGGAGTGAACTGGACACGGGTGAACTGCAGGCCCAGCGCGGAGGCCATGCTGCGCGCGGCGAGCGTCTTGGCCACCCCGGGCACACCCTCCAGCAGCACATGGCCGCGCGCGAGGAAGGCCGTCACCAGATCGGCGATGACATGGGGCTGACCGAGCACCGTGGCGCCGAGCGCGGCGGTGAGTCGGGAGAGGGGCGTATCACTGGCCATTTAAGTGGGGCGCTCCTTCAACCCCAGCAGCGAGCCCGCCATCGCCGCCAGCCCGCCGAGCAACCCGATGAAGACGCCGAAGTCGGGCTTCGAGTTCATCATCGTGTCGTTGCCAATGGAGGCCGGCACCGCCGTGGCATCGACGGACAGCCGGATGAAGACCACGATGTAGAGCACGCAGAAGATCGACAGGCCCAGCTGCGCCATCCACGGCGCCAGCGGGTGGAGTCGAGGCATGGTCTGGCGCACCCGGAGGATGATGGTGCCCAGCAGGAGCAGCGCTCCGAGGAAGGCGATGAACCCCGAGCTCATCAGCCCGAGGATCTCTCCCTCGGTGGCCGTCACCTTCCAGGGCAGGAAGCAGGAGAACACGACGACGGCGCCTCCCACGAAGGCGATCTTGTCCGAGCGCGGCAGGTCGGTGATGAACTCCCGCGCGTCCTGCATGGCCTGCTCGGGCGCGACGATCTTCGAGTTCGTGCCGGTGAAGGTGCGCGCCGGCTGCGCGGGGGGCGGCATCGCCTGTCGCGGCGGGGGAGGGCGGTCCTCCTCGGGCTCGGCGCTGTCTCGCGGCTCGGGCTCGGGGGCGCGGCGCGGGGGCACGGAACGAACCCCCGGCTTCGTGGCGGGACGGGACTTCGGTGCGACCGAGGGCCGCGCGCCACTCTTGTTGGCAGTGGCCGCTGCGCGCGGCTTACCCGGAAGGCTCTTGGAGGCGCTGGCCGGGGGCCGCGAGCGTGGAGCGGGTGCGGCGGCTCGTGGGGCCTCGGCCGCCCCTGTCGACTCGTCATCGTCGCCGCCAGCGGCGGGTGGCTCCGAGGAGAGGAAGGACGAGTCGATGATGTAGTCGCACTTGGGGCAGATGGACGTGCCATCCGCGACCTTGGTGCCACAGCCGGGGCAGTTCAGAGCCTGTGCTCCTTGCGCGAGAAGACGGCCTCGCATCTTCTGGTGGCACGCCGGGCAAGTCAAACGCCTTACGGTGTAACCCCTGGATTTTAGCGGGGATTTGGCTTACGCCCGCGCCATGCGCCGCCTGCTCTCCGGTCTGTCTGCCTGCATCCTGGCCTGTTGGGTGTTTCCCGCGTGTGTCCGCTCCGTGCCCCTGCCCGAGGGGGTGGACGCCGAGACGATGGCGAGCCTGGGGGAGTGGGAGGATCGACGCTCGCTGGGAGAGGGGCAGCTCGTGGCGTGGGCTCAGGGAGGGAAGGGGGCTCCGGTGCGGGCCCGGGCCCTGCGCGCGCTCGCCCGGATCCAGGATCCCGCGACGCTCGACGTCATCCTCGCCGGCCTCACCGCCGCCGAGCCGGAGGTCCGGGACGAGGCCGCGTTCGCCGCGGGCGAGCTGGCGCTGTCCTGGGAGCCGCTGACGGACGAGGCGAAGGCCCAGCTCACGGAGGCGCTGCGGCAGGCGGAGGCGGTGGAGGCGGAGGCACGCGTTCAGCGCACGCTGCTGGAGTCCTTCAGCAAGCTGGCCACGGTGGGCGCGGTGCAGCGGCTCACCGAGCGGCTCACGGACGGGCGCGAAGGCGTGGCGGGGCGAGCGGCCCTGGCCCTGGGCGTGGCCGCACGTCGAGGCGCCTCCCTCGCGGAAGTGCGGCTCGAGCCGGTGAGCGCGTTGCTCGCCACGGAGCAGCCGGTGGAGTCGCGGTACGGGGCGACCTACCTCCTGGCCTACCTGCGGAGGCCGGCCGCGCTTGGGCTCCTGCGCCGATGCCTGTCCGACGCGGATCCGGAGGTCCGCGCCCTGTGCGCCAAGGGCTTCGCGGAGGTGGGAGGACCCGAGGACGCGGTCATCCTGGGCCGGCTGTTGGAGGATCCGGTGCCCCGCGTGGCGGCCGAGGCGGCCCGGACGCTGGCGAGAATCGCGGGGGGCTGCAGCGGTCCGTGTACCGCGCTGGAGGCGCTGGAGGCACTGAAGACCCGAGCCGCACGCATCGCGGCGGGAGAGTCCGCGGCGGGACATGCGCTGCTGGCGGTGGCCCAGCAGGGGCTGCCTTCATTCGGCCGTCCGATGCTGGAGGAACTGCGGCGCTCGCTCCAGGAGGCAGGCAAGCCCTCCTCGGAGGTGGCGGCGGATGACGTGGCGTGGCTCGACTGCCGGCTCGCCGCGGCGATGGACCGACAGACGGGAGCGCTCGCCGAGGTGCTGCGCTGTGGCGGAGGGCGAGTACACGAGGCGCGGCGGCTGGCGCTCGGTCTGCGCGAAGTGGCCCAGTCCCAGGATCAGGGCGGTGCGAAGGATGCGGTGGCCGCGCTGCGCCACCCGGACGCGCGGGTACGCCTGGCCGCGCTGGAGGCCGTGAGTGCGCGGCCTGTGCCAGAGGCGGTAGAGCCCCTCCG
Above is a genomic segment from Hyalangium ruber containing:
- a CDS encoding peptidylprolyl isomerase; this encodes MRRLLSGLSACILACWVFPACVRSVPLPEGVDAETMASLGEWEDRRSLGEGQLVAWAQGGKGAPVRARALRALARIQDPATLDVILAGLTAAEPEVRDEAAFAAGELALSWEPLTDEAKAQLTEALRQAEAVEAEARVQRTLLESFSKLATVGAVQRLTERLTDGREGVAGRAALALGVAARRGASLAEVRLEPVSALLATEQPVESRYGATYLLAYLRRPAALGLLRRCLSDADPEVRALCAKGFAEVGGPEDAVILGRLLEDPVPRVAAEAARTLARIAGGCSGPCTALEALEALKTRAARIAAGESAAGHALLAVAQQGLPSFGRPMLEELRRSLQEAGKPSSEVAADDVAWLDCRLAAAMDRQTGALAEVLRCGGGRVHEARRLALGLREVAQSQDQGGAKDAVAALRHPDARVRLAALEAVSARPVPEAVEPLRALMGGEDLVAAGGAAAAAGELKATEALPEVHALAARVSHEPDLAAPVAGALVALAGKEAEPVFRAWLTHPHANVRRVAAEALTGLTGQPVRSARVELPPDTFRPPAAPAGATLTFRTRKGDFTVALDAEQAPRTSGNLYALARKGYFKNIRFHRVVPDFVAQGGDPRGDGEGGPGYSIRCEMTRRPYLRGVIGMALAGKDTGGSQFFFTHTPQPHLDGRYTAFGEVTQGMEVVDALLEGDVILEVSVEP